The following nucleotide sequence is from Salvia splendens isolate huo1 chromosome 2, SspV2, whole genome shotgun sequence.
GTTGAAACTGATGGAGTCGACTGTCGACCCTAGGTCGCACAATGGCTACGGTCCCAAGTCAATTCTATAATTTTAGATAATAGCATAACactttaaatataattatgaaaaaataaaaaacattacGACATAGATATTTTATCAAAACTCCTTTTTAAATTACGAGATCGTTAATttgtaggagtatatattaGGATGTTCGCAGCAAGAGAGGCACAATTAGTGTTGACCAGAAAGTcacgaaaataaaattaaaaaaaatgttggtCAAGTGTGAATTGTATGATGGGGAAATGCCGTTGGAAGGTTCCAATATAGACTAAAGTCTAAAAGGATGTAAAAATCATAATTACATCGATcaacaaattaaattgaataagattaaaataatataattaaatcattaTCATAACCTAAAAGTAACATTTCCTGCTTCATTTCCTTCCATTCCAGTCTCTCTCTAGAATAAATTCAGCAGCAATCATTCACATCACCAAAATGGTGCAGTATATATGTATTTCCACACATATCTATCTACAAAAACTTTAATCACAATGAAATCCACCTACAGCAAACGCCATGGCACCATCtccctcctcttcttcttcctcgttCTCTCCCTTTCGCCGGCGGCAGCCCAACCAAGCCCCAATCCAGACAACATGTACGCGCGCTTCAGCCCCCCCATGGCCGTCATCATCGCCGTCCTCGTCGCCGCCCTCTTCTTCATGGGCTTCTTCTCCATCTACATCCGCCACTGCTACGACGCCTCCGCCGGCTCTAACGTCGGAGCCGCCCTCCGCCGCGGCAGCCTCTCCCTGCACGCCCGCCGCACCGCCGCGCGCGGCCTCGACGCGTCGGCGATCGAGGCGCTCCCGACCTTCTCCTACTCCGAGGTGAAGGACCACAAGATCGGCAAGGGCGCGCTCGAGTGCGCCGTCTGCCTCAACGAGTTCGAAGACGACGAAACGCTGCGTTTGCTCCCCAAATGCGACCACGTCTTCCACCCCGACTGCATCGACGCCTGGCTCGCCTCCCACACCACCTGCCCGGTCTGCCGGGCCAATCTCGCCCAGCAGACCGGTCCTGACCCGGTCCAACCGGAGGAGACCGATCCTCCGGTTGAGGGTGATCAGTCCAGAGACGAAGAGATTGTAATCCAAGTGGACGAAGATGATCATCCGCAGCCCTCCGAGAGTTTCGAAACACCGAACCGGCCGGCAAGGTCGTGGTCGATTCGGAGGCCGAAGATGCTCGGGTTTGGTAAGTTCCGGTCACACTCGACGGGGCATTCGCTGGTCCAACCGGGCGATAATCTGGACCGGTTTACACTGAGGTTGCCCGAGGGAGTGAGGAAGGAGGTGATGGACCGGGCAATGCTGAACCGGACTAGAAGCCTCACGGCGGGGCTACAAAGGGAAGGTAGTTCGAGGAAAGGATACCGGACCGGGGGAGAAGAGGGGAGCAGCCGGGCTGGGCGGTTGTATAAGCGGCTCGAGCTGCCCGGTCGGGGAGCCAACTCGGACCGGTGGGTGTTTTTCACGAGAGGGATATCGTTCCGATCGCCAAGGGTGGTGGCGGACGGCGGCGAAGGGTCCAGCTCAAAGAGGAGCGGGGGGAAGACGCCGGTGAAGATGCCGTCGTTCAAGTGCTTGGAACCTAAGACGGACGGAGATGAAAACCGGCCGTTTTCGGAGCCGGCGCGGGTTTAGGGGTGTTGGTTAGTCAAAATTGGCGGAAAGGTATATGATGGGAAGGCAGTTGGAAGAGAGGGCTAGGTTCGGTGGGGTAGGAAAAAGTCTAATTTGGCTATTTTCTTATTGGAATCGGATTCTAGATTAACTGTGCTTTTTTTTTGGTACTATGATTTTCTTATTTGGCTCTATTCTTCTCTTTTAATTGCCTATATATCTGTTTGTTGTTCATTGATTTGTGGTACAGTATCATTTTTGGGTAAGCTTGAGGATGAGAAATGGAAGTCAGTGCTGTAAATTATTTTATGACTTTTCGGAATGTTATGTACCGTTTGTAGAATAAGAAACAGTTAGTTATTGAATTTTATATGCTCTTTGGGAGCTAATTAAGATTCTAAAGGTATTTTTGGGTCGTTACTGTTTGATTTTAACCCACATGAGAAGATACGTGGCTAGTTATATTATATACACAAGAAATGGTTTACCTAACTTTGAAAATCAATATTTTCTATCCACTACAAAAATTTGATAGTCAATGGTATGAattttaatagtactataaaattattGAAGTACGAGCAAGAAAAAgatgttaaaatatttttttatattcttttgTTGACGTTTCTAATATAGTTGGAGTATTGTTAATGAAGAGTGTGATAGtagataaattttttttatcaaaatggTATTGAAGACAACATTAGTTTCAATATATTGTAGATATCCCAACAAAAGCATTATGTAAATGttaaaacattaaatatttaaaaattatgtaaCGATAGTTTGCCCGTCAGTATTAACAAACATCACTAGTACATGAGATCTTTAGATTAGTCCGGTCACAAAATTATAAGTTGTGAGGTTATTGTGATTGGTGTGAGAGAGATAGAGGATCGACAAGTTAGTTACCACAATTTTCATCCTCGTAAATAAAATCAATTGTTACAAGAGGTGGTGGAGTAGGATAATTTCGTTTCTCAAAAATCATAGCTTTAAATTACCAATATATTAGGCCAAATATTCAAAGCATGTGTATATATAGTAACATATCATTTACGAGTAGGTATTACAAAATAAACATCACAAGTTCAATGTGaagtcaaa
It contains:
- the LOC121765113 gene encoding E3 ubiquitin-protein ligase ATL6-like codes for the protein MYFHTYLSTKTLITMKSTYSKRHGTISLLFFFLVLSLSPAAAQPSPNPDNMYARFSPPMAVIIAVLVAALFFMGFFSIYIRHCYDASAGSNVGAALRRGSLSLHARRTAARGLDASAIEALPTFSYSEVKDHKIGKGALECAVCLNEFEDDETLRLLPKCDHVFHPDCIDAWLASHTTCPVCRANLAQQTGPDPVQPEETDPPVEGDQSRDEEIVIQVDEDDHPQPSESFETPNRPARSWSIRRPKMLGFGKFRSHSTGHSLVQPGDNLDRFTLRLPEGVRKEVMDRAMLNRTRSLTAGLQREGSSRKGYRTGGEEGSSRAGRLYKRLELPGRGANSDRWVFFTRGISFRSPRVVADGGEGSSSKRSGGKTPVKMPSFKCLEPKTDGDENRPFSEPARV